Within the Halobaculum limi genome, the region ATCGCCCCAATTCCCATAAAGATGAACGTCATCAGGGGGTTGAGTCCGGCTGACGGGAGTAGATCCAGAATTAAGCTACTAACCTCTGAGACATTGGGAACAAGTCCTATGGTCAGCCCGTGTACCAAGTACAACAACAGAACTCCGACCCAGTACCAGCCAACGATCAAAACGGCACCTATCCAGCCACTACGCTTCGCTTGGCGGTCCTGCTGTGGTGAGCCCAGTTGGAAAATGCGAACAAAGTGTCTTGCTTGGACAGAGAGGAAGAGCACAAGCAACGCGTAGATCATAATATCGCCTCCAACGATTGACTGGTAGAGGTCGTACCACAACTGGTCAGTAGAACTGGGGGCGCTGAACAACGAGGTAAGCTCTGTATCAGGGAGAGGAGTCCCAAATATCTCGGCTGACAGGGTCTGATAGCCCGTCGAGAGTTGCTCCCTCAGCCACTTGTTAAGCTGCCCAACTATATCCTTGAACCACTCAAGGCCGAAGTCAGAGAGAGGAATTTGCGCCATTGCTACGTATTCCGATCTTCAATGCTGATGGCACAGGTGGCCTCACCAGCAGAGTAGCTCGCATCGAACTCTGCTGTAGAACTCTCTCCAGTTACAGAATCAGATACCTCTACGCGGATGATGCTCTCGCTGGGCATTGAGGAGCACTTGGCCTCTTGACCGGCGAACAGAAACGGTACCGTGCTCGTGAACAAGCGAACACTTGAGTTGCTCTCAATGAGCTTGAACTCTACATCTGTCACACCGTTCTCTGGGTCAACGATGCCGCTCTTTTGAGGATACGGCATCACGTCTTCTGTCGGATTTGGGACGTCCCCACTGAACGCGAGGTTCACAATCCCAGTTGGACCAGTCCCCCGGTTTCGAACAACGACCGTCGCCGCGTACGGTTCGAAGTTCCCGAGACTATCGGGCATCACATCCAGATTGTTCGCACCGACACCGAGCTCCTCAATCACGAGATCCGGCTCCAAGGTGAGCGAGGTACTCGCACCCGACTCAGTCGTAATCTCGTAGGTACCCGGCGCATACGTTACGCCAAGTTCAGCACGAACTCGTGTCTGTCCGGAGACGATATCGAAGCTCCGAATGCGAGAGCCATCTGGGGCGATGACGTTCACTTGCTCAACGCTGGCATCCTCACGGAGATCGATCACGAGCGTCGTTTCCTCGACAGCGACGCTCGCAAACGGCCCACCCTCGCCGGCTTCATCTCCGGCAGAGCCATCCGGTTGGTCATCTCCAGCAGCCCCGTCCGTGCTGGTGCACCCGGCGAGCCCGCACACGCCGGCTGCAGACAGGCCAAGGAGCCGCCGCCGTGAGATGCGGTTCATCGCCGCATCCCTCCAACTGCGAGAAGCTGACCCAGTCGGCGTCCCGCATACACTGCCAGCGCGAACGGGATAGCCACCTGAAGCACGCGGACGAACAAATCGAGCCAACCCTCAATCGTGAACAGCGGGTGCCAGCGTGCCGTTGCACTCGAACCAGCATAGGCTGGATCCTGTGCAAGCCACGACCCAGGGACGTACCGAGCGGTGTACACCCCCGGCTCGTCGACAGTAACGATTGCCACACCCCTTGCGTTCGTCTGCACCTGCTCACCACCGATCTCGATGTAGCCAGTCCGAACACCGCCAGGTGGCTCTGGGAAGGGTGCATTCGGCTCGCCAAGGCGAATTGGCGCACCGGTTTCGGCGTCGTGGAGTGAGATACGGATCGTCGCTTCGAACTCCGTCTGTTCGACAACGCGTGCACGGACCTCGCTTTGTCGAAGCTGTGTGACACCGCCAACCTGCTCGATCGGGACGTCAACGCCACGGACCACACCGGCGGCTGTGACCGACGCCGCTCCAGATGCGTTGGTCTCGACCAAGACACCGTAGGATGCTGTGTAGGGCGACTCGACCACGTCGACGGCAACGTTCTCTGGGAGTCGAGTTGCTGGCGAGCGCCGGTCTGCACCCCACACATCGGTCAGCGTCGGTCGTTGCCCGGCAGGTTCACTCCGCGGGCCGAATCGCGAAGGGTACGCATACACTGAGACAGGGAGAGCCGGCGATACCGACTCGGTACGCTCGCGGCCGGAACTGGCAACGAGGGTGTCCCAGCGAGGGTCACGAGCGGTGTAGTACCGCCAGACACCGCGGACGCGGCGCTCACCGTCAGGTCCGAATCGAAGCCCCTGCCAGGGGTCGGCGTGGAACGCAGCGACGAGGTGGTCGCCATCGGGCGTTTGTGCCCGTTCGAGGGCAACCCTCGGCGTGTAGGTCTCGACGTCGATCTCATCGCTGACGGTGACCGTTTCGCTGGTTACCTCGACGGAGGTCGTCGTCTCGGTGGTGTTCACGAGCGACCCGTTGGGGTGGATGAACCAGCCACGTTTCTCACGTGTTCGCTCGAGACGGATCTTGGCGGAGATTTCAGCGACAAGTCGCAGCGAGCTCGTCTCGCTGTCGAGCTGATACGACAATTCCGGCGTTGAGTCCTCAGCCGACGTCGCGACAGTCGTTCCATCGTCGGTAACGAGGCGGACCGAGTGAATGCGAGTGCTCGCGAGCGAGTACTCCGTCGTCTCGTTCCCACTCGTAGTTGCGGCAGGCAATGTGACTCGATAATCGACGAATCCACGGACGGTTCCGTTCGGAGCGACGTACCGCGTCTGCTGGTCGGGCGACTCGTACACGACGGTCGATGGAGTGACTGCGAACAAGGTGGCGTGTGCATCCTGGATGTACGTCCCGTTCGCTCGCTCGGCGTGCGGTGGGTACACCGAGCGATCAACTCCGGTTTCGGGGAGGTCCTCGTAATCACGGCGCGTCCACCGCGCGGCCGTATCTGGCGGTCGTCGGAAGGTGAGATCCGTCGCGTTCGCGAGTTGGATGAGCGCAGTCGACTCGTTCGAATCGATTGCACCTGCCGTCTCAGAGACCGTCCCGGTGTCCACATCGCGACTCCACAGCGTCGCCGCCTCTCCCGTGGTAAGGCCGTTCGTCTCGGTGGTCGGCCGTGGCGGCTGCCCGCTTACGACGGCGACGAGCCCACCGATGAGGACGATAGCGAGGATGGCTCGCGTGGTGATCCACTCACGCATCAGTTAGAATGGGATAAGGTCGACACACTCGGCGATGGGCAGGCCCATTGCCGACCCGCCGACGGTGAACAGCGGCCCAAGCACGACCAGCGTGAGCGCAGAGCGAACAGCCCTGCGTTTGTGTTCTTTGAGCTGGGCTTTCTGCTCACGGCCAAGCGTGAACATCTCCATCAACGCATCTGCCTGCCAGACGACGAGCAGACCCATAATCCCGAGTCCAGTTGTGATCTGGACGAAGCCCTCGATCATATTCCCGAGTGTCCCGGAATCGTCCGTACACACGGGGTTCGTCGTTACCTCCTGTGCAACTGCCGGCGTGCTCAACACTCCGATGAGAAGCACCGCATAGAGCGAGACTCGTACTAGCTGAACAGAAACTGGCAGCCGTCCCGACAGCGAGCGATTCACACGTCGTGATCGAATTCGTGACAGAAGCGATGAAGACGAACTATCGCCAGAATCAGCAGTTGCTACTGTATCCCCCAGGCGCGTACTCATTAATTGCTATCACAGCCAGAGGTGGAAGTAATCAGGGAGTCAAACGGTGTTTGAATCCGTAAAACGTGCAACGAGGCTCATACGCGCTGGTCGCTGTCCACCCCTTACTAGTGAATGGAGCACGAGGATTTGTCCGCGCGGTCGCTATGTCGCAGTCCAGCCGCTCGCGAGTCGATATCTCTGTGTTGTTAGTGGGCACAGCTGGTGGGAGCAAAGCAACAGCGCTAGCTGATCGGAACGAGATTAGTCGGGAGACAGTGTATCGGTGGCTCGGTGAGTTCGAGCAGCTTGGATTTGTGCAGGATGAGCGGGGAGCCGGATTTCGATTGACTCGCTCCGGGTGGCTCGCACACCAAGCATATGAGCAAGTAGTCGACCGCCTCGGTGTAGAGAAACTCGCATACCTCGCCGGGTCGGAATCGCGTCCGGACCTGATTCGGGCGTTAGCTCGTGCACCTGCAGATAAGTCGACCCTCGCAGCAGATCCGAGGCTTCCCTCGCGAGCGACAATTCATCGGACGCTCAGAACCTTCGAAAAATACGGCTGGATCGCAGACTCGCCTGGTCGCCAAATTCGGATCAGCAAAACTGCGGTGGTCGCTGTCGAACAACTCGGATGGCTCTACACGGCAGTCGCAGAAGCGATCGAAAAGGGACCTGCGTTGAATACGATGGCGTACTGGGCTGGTCCTCCACTCCACACGCTCGTTGGGAGTGAGCTCCTCACGAAGACACCGGGCGTGCAAAATACGATGTTGAACGCGATGGTCGAGGAGGCAGGGCTTCGAACGGGAGCGCTTCACCAACTGCAGGTTGTCGTCCCGGCACTGGATGCAGTCACGTTCGACCACTTCGCGTCATCGTTCACGAGCGACCACCATCAGCTCATCCTCGACCGGAACGCGTATCGATATCTCGCACGGCCACGGAACCACCACCGGCTTGCGACACTGCTGGAGAGCCCAACGGTTGACCTCCGTGTCCATCACGATCCGCTGTACACCGTCCTTGCGATCTTCAACGGCGAGCGTGTGTTAGTTGGCGGCTCGACGCGGACGAGCCAGTCCGATGCAGTTGTTGGGTCCACAAAACGGCTCAAACGGTGGGCGACGTCGACGTTCGATGAACTCTGGGCGGAGAGTCAGCCAGTCGAGTTTCGATTCGATCGATGGCTCACGACCACGCCGCACTCCTCAGCGGAGTAGCGACGCTCCTATCCGTCAGTCGGCGCTTGTTCCTCGTCTCCCACCCGCTGCACGCAACGCATTTCGATGGCTTCTGAGCGTCACGGGCGTCACGTCGACGATCTGGGCTACCTCTTGCTGGGTAAACTGCTGGCGAACACCCACAGCGCTGGCCGCGACGAGCACTGCTCCCCCTGCGATCCCAGCAGGGTTTCCCCCACCAGCCGTCGTCGCATCGCCGGCTTGCGCAAGGAGACGGCGGGCACGTCGCTCGACTGCGGGAGGGAGTCCAAGTGCAGAGACCACCTTTGGAAGAAACGTCTCCGGCGTCCGGGGAGCAGCCGGAAGCCCGAGTTCGGTGTTCAACGCACGGTAGGCAGTTCGAATCCGTTGTCGGTCGATGCGTGAGACTCGGGTAATGTCTGCAAGCGTCTCCGGACGGCCAGTACACCGACACACTGCATACACCGAAGCACCAGCCATCCCTTCGAGAGTCCGGCCTGGGAACAGGTCCATCTTCTGTGCTGAGGAGAAGAGTTGACAGGCCCGATCACGGACGTCTGTTCCGAGCCCAAGTGCACCAACCATCCGTCGGATCTCTGTGAACCCATATGCTTGGTTACGTTCGGCTTTCGACCGGAACCGCCCACGACTGTGCGCACGACGGAGTCGCGAAAGCCGATGTCGCGTCTTTCCGTTGAGTGGCTGTCCGTAACCATCGCAGTGGTGGCCGATCTCTGTTGAGAGCCCTCGATCGTGTCTTGCGGGGGTCTTCGGCGGCCCGACCCGCGACCGAGATGGCTCATCTGTGTGGTTTCGCCACTCCGGGCCAAGGTCGACGTTTCCGTCTGCAAGGATGAGGCCACAATCATCACACACCACCTCGACAGTGTTCATCGTCACCCGGCCGTCACACTCAGGGCAGGTGTTCGCAGTCGTTTGTTGGGTCGATTCATCGTATCGCCGGTCGTACACAGTGTCCCGTTGCACAGTCGATCACGAGGCACGCCTTCCAGCGCCCCTCGCCCGCCAGGGGCAGATAAACTCCCTTCGGTCGCGTTAGACGTCCGGGAGCGGCTTCTGGCCTCGGGAAACACACTCGAAACACGGGAAGCCGTCTTCGAGGCCGGCACAGTCACACCACTCAGGGATGGCAGGCTCAGATTCTGGAGAGTCGGCAGGTGCTCGATCTCCTTCACCTGGGTTTGCGGGTTGTGTCCCGCCGTCCGCGAGCGCCTTCTTCGTCGCCGCTTGGAGGACTGGCGTTCGAATCGCGACCGCGATCCGGTGTTTGCACGCACCATCGTAGTGCGCGTCTGCAGGACAATCGCAGGTGACTGGGACGCCAGCAGTGACCGTGACGACGTATGAGTGGTCGGACGGGTGCTCGTAGCGGTGGTTCGTGACGCGGACGCCTTCTGTGGTGAGAGAGAAGGTGAACGGCTCTGTTTGAGCGCGGCGTCTTGCACGGGACGATACATCCAGTTTGGTGAGGACGTGGTTCGATCTCATCGAATGACGGCACGCCTACGCGCGCCACCCGTGGCGGCGCGCACAAACACGCGGAGAACAGGTGCAAAAACCAGGCCAGTCGGCAGAACCAGTCACCTCGTCTCCAAGCCGCACTCGAGTCGATCGAGAACGGACAGAGTGCTGCTTGCAGCCACCATACCCAGAGTGTGAACATCCCCATCGGGATTTTATTGGTAAATAGCGAACACAGTAGCGATGAGTACTAGGAAGGTCAAGCGTCGAACACTGCTGCGAACGCTTGGTGCTGCAGGAGTTGTTGGCCTTGCTGGGTGTGGCAGTCGGCAAGAGAGTAGAGCGGGCGATGAGATTGATCCGCTCATCCAGCAGAACGTGGGGACGAACAGTCAAATCCGTATTCCACCAGGGACCTACGAGTGGAACGGCACTGCGTTAGATGTTCGTACCGCACTCGTTGGTTCCGGGTCTCTAGGAGACGTTGTATTTCGATTGCGCTCGGGTTCAATGGAGGGAGCCGTCCGCGGAACGTTGGAGAACATCGTTGTTCGAGGCACCAACCCCGAATCGAAATCGGGTCTGGATCTGTATCCAGGCGGTGAGATTCGGGGCTTCTGCTGGCCCGATGGAGGCGGAATGGATCAAGATCGGGCGATCTACCACCCTGAAGGAGGGGCGCGAACAACGATTCGCAATACGTGCATCGCAGGAATGGCGAACAACGGTGCCTACGTCGACAAAACACCGGTGACTGTTGAGGACAGTTCGTTCATCAACAGTAACGTCGCGAACCTGCGTGTCGGACTTGACGAGGAATCTGACTCGGAAGCGGTCAGCTACGTCCGAAATTCACTCATTGCCGTAACGAGTCCCGTCCGAACAGACGCCGATTCCGGCCAGAATCCTGTTGGACTACGGATTCGCCGAACTGGGCAGTTCGTCGTTGAAAACTGCTGGTTCGTCTTCACGGATCGTGCGCCAGGTTCGGACGGACTGGTCGAGATTAAGGGCGATGACGTCAGTGTTGAGTTCCGTAATTGTCACTTCCACAATGACACAGCAAGTGAAGTGATCAGAGACGGTGGCTCAGACAATCAGGTCACAGTCGCGAACTGTACCGTGAGTGGTACGGGGAGAACTAGTATATCAGACGACTCGATTTCAGGGTCCCTCCGGAGGGAGACGGTTCAGGTTCCACTTCCGTCAGCTGTGACAGGGTTTTCACAGGCTGATGATGCATACGGATTTGATCCACAAGCGAGTCCGTTCAGTCAGTGAGCTCTCGCCCACGAGTTCTATTGGAGCTTCACGAATGATGGTTTGACAGCTTCCCTACCCTGAAAGGCAGAGGTTAGCTTTGTTGATTCAATCGCCGTAATATCCGCTTACATCGCACTACGACTAGAGTAACAAAATCCGGGAGGTGCAAACAATCAGGAGGAGGACACGATGACTGTTCAAGAGCAGAAGCAGCTCGTTCGAGAGTCCGAGCTCGAGGCATGGAATGACGGAAACGTCGACGTCTTCGATGCGATATACACGGACGAATACATTATGCACACCCCGATGGGCGATCGCGATTTGGCAGGGGTGAAAGAGATGGTTGAGGCAGTGCGATCGGGAACCTCTCAGTTCGAGTTCGAAGTGGATGACCTCATTGGGGAAGACGACCGGGTTGTACTCCGGTACACGCTGAGCGGGCGAAACACCGGTCCGTCGTTTCTCACGGACGAGCCGACGGGGAAATCGTGGGAAGG harbors:
- a CDS encoding SWIM zinc finger family protein, translating into MRSNHVLTKLDVSSRARRRAQTEPFTFSLTTEGVRVTNHRYEHPSDHSYVVTVTAGVPVTCDCPADAHYDGACKHRIAVAIRTPVLQAATKKALADGGTQPANPGEGDRAPADSPESEPAIPEWCDCAGLEDGFPCFECVSRGQKPLPDV
- a CDS encoding right-handed parallel beta-helix repeat-containing protein, translated to MSTRKVKRRTLLRTLGAAGVVGLAGCGSRQESRAGDEIDPLIQQNVGTNSQIRIPPGTYEWNGTALDVRTALVGSGSLGDVVFRLRSGSMEGAVRGTLENIVVRGTNPESKSGLDLYPGGEIRGFCWPDGGGMDQDRAIYHPEGGARTTIRNTCIAGMANNGAYVDKTPVTVEDSSFINSNVANLRVGLDEESDSEAVSYVRNSLIAVTSPVRTDADSGQNPVGLRIRRTGQFVVENCWFVFTDRAPGSDGLVEIKGDDVSVEFRNCHFHNDTASEVIRDGGSDNQVTVANCTVSGTGRTSISDDSISGSLRRETVQVPLPSAVTGFSQADDAYGFDPQASPFSQ
- a CDS encoding ester cyclase — protein: MTVQEQKQLVRESELEAWNDGNVDVFDAIYTDEYIMHTPMGDRDLAGVKEMVEAVRSGTSQFEFEVDDLIGEDDRVVLRYTLSGRNTGPSFLTDEPTGKSWEGSGISIYRFEDGKVAEQWDRFDYLGVMQQLGLIPAAANEATV
- a CDS encoding transcription initiation factor IIB: MQRDTVYDRRYDESTQQTTANTCPECDGRVTMNTVEVVCDDCGLILADGNVDLGPEWRNHTDEPSRSRVGPPKTPARHDRGLSTEIGHHCDGYGQPLNGKTRHRLSRLRRAHSRGRFRSKAERNQAYGFTEIRRMVGALGLGTDVRDRACQLFSSAQKMDLFPGRTLEGMAGASVYAVCRCTGRPETLADITRVSRIDRQRIRTAYRALNTELGLPAAPRTPETFLPKVVSALGLPPAVERRARRLLAQAGDATTAGGGNPAGIAGGAVLVAASAVGVRQQFTQQEVAQIVDVTPVTLRSHRNALRAAGGRRGTSAD